The proteins below come from a single Candidatus Zixiibacteriota bacterium genomic window:
- a CDS encoding ABC transporter permease, giving the protein MKLILRNALRHKLRTILTILGLAVAVMAFGLIRTVIDAWHAGVEAAAPDRLITRHAVSIVMTLPLSYRDQLLKVDGVKDVTYANWFGGIYVDPDNFFAQFAVDKDSYFRIFPEFQISAEAKQAFDANIRAVIVGQKLADRFGWKVGDRVTLIGTIYPGDWDFDVVGIYKGRDETIDESAWFMRWDYLDERVKQEFPGRSGEIGWYALQLADPNRAAEISAAVDAHFKNSSFETLTETEKAFAMSFVQMSSAILVLMTVMSWLIIGVIMMVLINTMVMTARERITEHAFMKSMGFQNYHLFGLITGESLVISALGAGLGLILLAMMVNVMKAGLSAWFPIFTVQPLTWILVVVIAVAIGLVAAIFPVQKALRMRIIDGLRVVD; this is encoded by the coding sequence ATGAAATTGATTCTTCGTAACGCGCTCCGCCACAAGCTGCGTACGATTCTGACCATTTTGGGTCTGGCCGTTGCGGTGATGGCGTTCGGGCTGATTCGCACGGTGATCGATGCCTGGCACGCAGGTGTCGAAGCCGCAGCGCCGGATCGGCTCATTACCCGGCATGCCGTGTCGATCGTGATGACCCTGCCGCTCTCGTATCGCGATCAGCTGCTCAAGGTTGACGGCGTTAAAGATGTGACCTACGCCAACTGGTTTGGCGGCATCTATGTCGACCCGGACAACTTCTTCGCGCAGTTTGCAGTAGACAAGGACAGCTACTTCCGCATTTTCCCGGAATTTCAGATTTCCGCCGAGGCCAAGCAGGCGTTTGACGCAAATATCCGCGCGGTCATCGTCGGTCAAAAACTGGCGGATCGGTTTGGCTGGAAAGTCGGCGACCGCGTAACTCTGATCGGCACGATCTATCCCGGTGACTGGGACTTTGATGTCGTCGGGATTTATAAGGGGCGCGACGAGACAATTGACGAGTCGGCGTGGTTTATGCGCTGGGACTATCTCGACGAACGGGTCAAGCAGGAGTTCCCCGGGCGCTCCGGCGAGATCGGCTGGTACGCACTGCAGTTGGCTGACCCCAATCGCGCCGCGGAGATTTCGGCGGCGGTTGATGCGCATTTCAAGAATTCCTCGTTTGAAACGCTGACCGAGACCGAGAAGGCCTTTGCGATGTCGTTCGTGCAAATGTCGAGCGCCATTCTCGTGCTGATGACAGTGATGTCGTGGCTGATCATCGGCGTGATCATGATGGTTCTGATCAACACGATGGTGATGACGGCGCGCGAGCGGATCACCGAGCACGCGTTTATGAAGTCCATGGGCTTCCAGAACTACCATCTTTTTGGCCTGATCACGGGCGAATCGCTGGTGATCTCGGCCCTGGGCGCCGGACTCGGATTAATCCTGCTGGCGATGATGGTCAATGTCATGAAAGCCGGCCTGAGCGCCTGGTTCCCGATCTTCACCGTCCAGCCGTTGACCTGGATTTTGGTCGTGGTGATTGCGGTGGCGATCGGATTGGTGGCGGCAATCTTCCCGGTACAAAAGGCGCTGCGCATGCGGATTATCGACGGCCTGCGCGTCGTGGATTGA
- a CDS encoding ABC transporter permease yields the protein MMIPPSYTIRNLVNHKITSALTVLGVTLVVFVFTAVLMLAHGLLETLVTTGADDNIVVIRKASQTEVTSIVSGEQADIVSTFPEIKQDSEGKAECTREMYAIISLAKRSEEGTSNIAVRGVTEKSLTLRPDVKIIEGRMFRPGTAEIIAGKSVARRFRGCEVGETVRFNARDWTVVGVFDAAGTAFDSEIWGDIAQMQDVFRRGDYVSSITMKLNDPSQLAAVQSRIEGDPRLPLEAKAEKEYYKAQSKATTEFITLVGILICVIFSFGAVVGAMITMYAAVANRTKEIGTLRALGFSRLSILFTFLFEAVLISLIGGVLGLAAASFLKFVQVSTVNFNTFTELAFNFSLNLPTAIAALIFALAMGFIGGFLPAVRASRLKIVDSLRTT from the coding sequence ATGATGATTCCTCCGAGTTATACGATAAGAAATCTAGTCAATCATAAGATCACCTCGGCATTGACGGTCCTGGGTGTGACGCTGGTGGTGTTTGTGTTCACCGCCGTTTTGATGCTCGCGCACGGGCTGCTTGAGACGTTAGTGACAACCGGGGCTGACGACAATATTGTCGTGATCCGCAAGGCCTCGCAGACCGAGGTCACCTCGATCGTTTCGGGCGAGCAGGCCGACATCGTGTCAACCTTCCCCGAAATCAAGCAGGACAGCGAAGGCAAGGCTGAGTGCACGCGCGAGATGTACGCGATCATCAGCCTGGCGAAACGCAGCGAGGAGGGAACTTCCAACATCGCGGTACGCGGTGTCACCGAGAAGTCTCTGACGCTGCGGCCCGACGTGAAGATCATTGAAGGCCGGATGTTCCGGCCGGGTACGGCGGAAATCATCGCCGGCAAGTCGGTGGCGCGTCGCTTCCGTGGCTGCGAGGTCGGCGAGACGGTGCGCTTCAACGCGCGCGATTGGACCGTCGTCGGCGTGTTCGACGCCGCCGGCACGGCGTTCGACTCCGAAATCTGGGGGGATATCGCGCAAATGCAGGATGTGTTCCGGCGCGGCGACTACGTCTCCTCAATCACGATGAAGCTGAACGATCCGTCGCAATTGGCGGCGGTGCAGTCGCGGATCGAGGGTGATCCGCGGTTGCCCTTGGAGGCCAAGGCGGAGAAGGAGTACTACAAAGCGCAATCCAAGGCGACGACCGAGTTCATCACGCTGGTGGGAATCTTGATCTGCGTGATCTTCTCCTTCGGCGCTGTTGTTGGCGCGATGATTACGATGTACGCCGCCGTGGCGAATCGCACCAAAGAGATCGGCACGCTGCGCGCGCTGGGCTTCAGCCGCCTGAGCATCCTGTTCACATTCTTGTTTGAGGCAGTACTGATCAGTCTGATCGGCGGCGTGCTCGGGTTGGCGGCGGCCAGTTTCCTGAAATTCGTGCAGGTGTCGACGGTCAATTTCAACACGTTTACGGAGTTGGCCTTCAATTTCAGCCTCAATCTCCCGACGGCGATCGCGGCCCTGATTTTTGCGCTCGCGATGGGCTTTATCGGCGGTTTCCTGCCGGCGGTCCGCGCTTCGCGACTCAAGATCGTTGACTCGCTGCGCACAACTTAG
- a CDS encoding Rrf2 family transcriptional regulator — protein sequence MLSKSCVYAIRAALLVSVKSYRQDKHFVPIRELAEELDLSFHFLTKILQYLTEAKIMESFRGPNGGVGLARPAAEISLLDIISAIDGTDMFSSCVLGLPGCGENTPCPLHEQWARKREELRRFFERSNLAGLSRNVIAEKLRN from the coding sequence ATGTTATCCAAGAGCTGTGTTTATGCGATTCGAGCGGCGTTGCTGGTTTCGGTCAAGAGCTACCGGCAGGACAAGCACTTTGTGCCGATCCGTGAACTGGCCGAGGAACTCGATTTGTCCTTTCACTTCCTCACCAAGATTCTCCAATATCTGACCGAAGCCAAGATCATGGAATCGTTCCGGGGACCGAACGGCGGCGTCGGACTGGCGCGACCGGCGGCGGAGATCTCTCTGCTGGACATCATCAGCGCCATTGACGGCACGGACATGTTTTCGAGCTGTGTGCTCGGCCTGCCCGGTTGCGGTGAGAACACACCATGTCCGCTGCACGAGCAATGGGCCCGCAAGCGGGAAGAGCTGCGGCGGTTTTTTGAACGCTCCAACCTGGCCGGACTGTCGCGGAACGTCATCGCGGAAAAACTCCGCAACTAA
- a CDS encoding cytochrome c, giving the protein MFQRIAVIALVLAAIGITAYVVGCAGKPETDAERLARWTAGNFTSFELQNGIGPIKEKLEVGPVNASRAARGEELFTQKCATCHQLDGKKTGPALREITKRRSPEYVLNQILNPDQMGKLHPDGKQMVAQYMQYMTIQGITMDDARALLDFLRSEADKAPQAAK; this is encoded by the coding sequence ATGTTTCAACGAATTGCGGTAATTGCTCTGGTACTGGCGGCAATTGGCATAACGGCCTATGTCGTCGGTTGCGCCGGTAAGCCGGAGACCGACGCCGAGCGCCTGGCCCGGTGGACGGCGGGTAACTTCACCAGCTTCGAACTCCAAAACGGCATCGGACCGATCAAGGAAAAGCTGGAGGTGGGGCCGGTTAATGCCAGCCGGGCGGCTCGCGGCGAAGAGCTGTTTACCCAGAAGTGTGCAACTTGCCACCAGTTAGACGGCAAGAAGACCGGGCCGGCGTTGCGCGAAATCACCAAGCGCCGCTCACCGGAGTACGTTTTGAATCAAATTCTAAATCCCGATCAAATGGGCAAGCTGCACCCGGACGGTAAGCAGATGGTTGCGCAGTACATGCAGTACATGACGATTCAGGGCATCACAATGGATGACGCGCGCGCGCTGTTGGACTTCCTGCGCAGTGAAGCTGACAAAGCACCGCAGGCGGCAAAATAA
- the nosZ gene encoding Sec-dependent nitrous-oxide reductase — MWLLVMAIAATALLNGCSLQEENATASPAAQKVYIAPGSYDEFYAFMSGGFSGQVSVYGLPSGRLLRVIPVFSQNPENAYGYSEETKAMLETTHGFVPWDDAHHPKLSQTNGVADGRWLFINGNNTPRIARLNLATFETDEILEIPNSAGNHASPFLTENTEYVVAAVRFSLPIPQKDVPIASYKENFRGSFSFIKVDPQSGHMAIAFQILMPGLNYDLAHAGKGPSHGWSFFTSYNSEQANTLLEVNASQNDKDYIAAVNWKMAEELIASGAGEEMAGEYCHNYLGADRIARSEKLNGTKVLRPQDHPGLVYFIPTPKSPHGCDIDPSGEYIVAGGKLATVIPVHSFSKMLKAIEAKDFDGELDGIPILKYDAVLAGEVQNPGLGPLHTEFDGKGYAYTSMFVSSEIVKWKLGSWEVVDRMPVYYSIGHLLIPGGDSRRPWGKYVIALNKITKDRYLPTGPEITQSAQLIDITGEKMQMLLDFPTVGEPHYAQAIPADLITKNSVKYFSMQENTHPYAAKSESEARVERNGTDVHVYLTTIRTHFVPDNIEGIQVGDKVYFHVTNLEQDWDVPHGFAMIGAQTTELLVMPGETRTIIWEPKRVGVFPFYCTDFCSALHQEMEGWIRVSPKGSNVPLKFGTGV, encoded by the coding sequence ATGTGGTTGTTGGTTATGGCCATTGCGGCCACCGCACTGCTCAACGGTTGTTCGCTGCAAGAGGAAAACGCCACAGCATCGCCGGCAGCACAGAAGGTCTATATCGCTCCCGGCAGCTACGACGAATTTTACGCATTTATGTCGGGCGGATTCTCCGGGCAGGTGAGCGTCTACGGGCTGCCCTCGGGGCGCTTGCTACGCGTGATCCCGGTTTTTTCGCAGAATCCGGAGAACGCGTACGGCTATTCCGAAGAGACGAAAGCGATGCTCGAAACCACGCACGGTTTCGTTCCGTGGGACGATGCACATCACCCGAAGCTGTCGCAGACCAACGGGGTCGCGGACGGCCGCTGGCTCTTCATCAACGGCAACAACACGCCGCGAATTGCCCGGCTGAACCTGGCTACGTTTGAAACCGACGAAATCCTGGAAATTCCGAACAGCGCCGGCAATCACGCCTCGCCGTTCCTGACGGAAAACACGGAGTATGTAGTCGCAGCGGTGCGCTTCAGCCTGCCGATCCCGCAGAAGGATGTGCCGATCGCATCCTACAAAGAGAATTTCCGCGGGTCATTTTCGTTCATCAAAGTTGACCCGCAGAGCGGACACATGGCCATCGCGTTCCAGATCCTGATGCCGGGTCTGAACTACGACCTGGCGCATGCCGGCAAAGGGCCGTCGCACGGCTGGTCGTTCTTCACCAGTTACAACTCGGAGCAGGCGAATACGCTGCTTGAAGTTAACGCCTCCCAGAACGACAAGGACTACATTGCCGCGGTCAACTGGAAGATGGCGGAGGAACTGATTGCTTCCGGCGCCGGCGAGGAGATGGCGGGAGAATACTGCCACAACTACCTCGGTGCCGATCGGATTGCACGCTCGGAAAAGCTCAACGGCACCAAAGTCCTCCGGCCGCAGGACCATCCGGGACTGGTGTATTTTATCCCGACGCCGAAATCGCCGCACGGTTGCGATATCGATCCGTCGGGTGAGTATATTGTTGCCGGCGGCAAGCTGGCGACGGTGATCCCGGTGCATTCGTTTTCGAAAATGCTGAAGGCGATCGAGGCGAAAGACTTCGACGGTGAACTTGACGGCATCCCGATCCTGAAATACGACGCGGTGCTGGCCGGCGAAGTGCAGAATCCGGGGCTCGGTCCGCTGCATACGGAGTTTGACGGCAAGGGCTACGCCTACACGTCGATGTTTGTGTCGTCGGAAATCGTCAAGTGGAAGCTGGGCAGCTGGGAAGTGGTTGATCGGATGCCGGTTTATTATTCGATCGGGCACCTGCTGATCCCCGGCGGCGACAGCCGCCGACCTTGGGGCAAGTATGTCATTGCTCTCAACAAAATCACGAAGGATCGCTACCTCCCCACCGGCCCGGAGATCACGCAGTCGGCGCAGCTGATCGACATCACCGGCGAGAAGATGCAGATGTTGCTCGACTTCCCGACGGTCGGCGAGCCGCACTACGCCCAAGCGATTCCGGCGGATCTCATCACGAAGAATTCGGTCAAGTACTTCTCGATGCAAGAGAACACGCACCCGTATGCCGCCAAGTCCGAAAGCGAGGCCCGCGTCGAACGCAACGGTACGGATGTGCACGTCTACCTGACCACGATTCGTACCCACTTCGTGCCGGATAACATCGAGGGGATACAGGTCGGCGACAAAGTCTACTTTCACGTCACCAACCTCGAACAGGATTGGGATGTGCCGCACGGATTCGCCATGATCGGCGCGCAGACGACCGAACTGCTGGTCATGCCGGGCGAGACTCGCACGATCATCTGGGAGCCGAAGCGGGTCGGCGTTTTCCCCTTCTACTGCACCGATTTCTGCTCTGCTCTACATCAGGAGATGGAGGGGTGGATTCGAGTATCGCCGAAGGGCAGCAATGTCCCGCTGAAATTCGGGACCGGAGTGTAA